The proteins below come from a single Gossypium raimondii isolate GPD5lz chromosome 2, ASM2569854v1, whole genome shotgun sequence genomic window:
- the LOC105788861 gene encoding uncharacterized protein LOC105788861 — MSGKRMPMKTKSCNYDADRSNSAGEVDVSNGKILARTTSRRSRIFGLVFGRRSMKEDGYQEAICAADVMRLDPLERAEIAADLLELTCKQQPLMFYQLYLWMLIEAFCKASDFGVAKELEKIGLYVVTKSLHTVSSTLTHKQMNSGSYYFLS; from the exons ATGTCTGGTAAAAGAATGCCAATGAAGACTAAAAGTTGTAACTATGATGCTGATAGGTCTAATTCCGCGGGTGAAGTTGATGTGAGTAATGGGAAGATTTTGGCTAGGACTACTTCTCGGAGGTCACGGATATTTGGACTTGTTTTTGGACGGAGGTCGATGAAGGAGGATGGTTACCAGGAAGCTATATGTGCTGCTGATGTAATGAGGTTAGATCCATTGGAGCGTGCTGAAATTGCTGCTGACTTGTTGGAG CTGACATGCAAGCAGCAACCTCTAATGTTCTACCAACTTTATCTCTg GATGTTAATAGAAGCTTTCTGCAAGGCAAGTGATTTTGGAGTAGCGAAGGAGCTTGAAAAGATTGGTCTATATGTGGTCACAAAGAGCTTACATACAGTTTCTAGTACCCTCACACACAAACAAATGAACTCAGGTAGTTATTATTTTCTTAGCTAA